GGAAATCAGTTTGCTTTTGCAAATCAAACATTTGGATATTTAGCATCATTAACATGGGGACAAAAATATTCATTCTACGAAAATGGTGAAATTGGAAGGTACAAATTACCTGGTACCGTTGAAGATATTGAGTCATTGAATATTGAAAGACATTTCAAAGATACTCAGGGAACCTATGAAGCAAATTGGGGAGCAATTGCATCCTTATCAATGAAAAATGATAGTTACGGTCAATTTAAAGCTTCTTACCTCCGAACGCAAAGTGGGGAATCTACGGCAAGATATATTACAGGTTCATGGACGGATATTCCATCAACTGCAACTTATGAAACAAGAGTTTTACAATATACGGAAAGAGCTCTAGATACTTATCAGCTTGAAGGCGATCATTTAATGAAGTTTCTCTCAGATTTAAAGATGGATTGGAAAATAACATACTCAGTGAACGAACAAGATGAACCGGATTTAAGATATTTTTCCAATCATTGGTCTGTTAAAGCATCAACCGGTGATACAATTTATCAAAGTCCATCTTCACTTTATCCGCCGCCAATCAGATATTTTAGAAATTTATCCGAAGATAATTTATCGGGAAATTTAAATTTTTCAATACCATTTAATGTTTGGAATAATTATTCTGCAAAATTACAATTTGGTGCTGCATATACAAATATTGATAGAACATATAATCAACGTCGGTTTGAGTATGAAGCAGATGCAATTAGATTTAGTGATTATAATGGTGATATTGATGCTTATTTCAATACAATTGGAATTCTGGATACAAGTGAATCTTACTTTGAATTTGGAAATGTAATCGGTGAATCAAAGTCGTTAAAAAATATTTTTACTGGTGATCAGAAAACCGCTGCGGGATATTTGATGATTGATTTGCCAATTTCAAGAGATTTAAGATTTGTAGGTGGTGCAAGATTAGAATCAACCGAAATGAATGCTGTTAGCGGTGATCCTGCATTAGCTAAAGGATATTTGGATAATACTGATATCTTGCCTTCGATAAATTTTATTTATCAATTGCAAGAAAATATGAATTTACGTGCAACTTATTCACATACAGTTGCTAGACCAACTTTTCGAGAACTGGCTCCATACACCAGTTTTGAATTTATTGGTGATTACCTATTTGTTGGAAATGCAAATCTTAAACGAACATTAATTAAAAATTATGATTTGCGCTGGGAATGGTTTATGAATCCTGGAGAAATAATTGCAGTTAGTGGATTTTATAAATCATTTACTGATCCAATTGAGAAATATCAAGATAATAGCGTTCCTAATGGATTGCTTTCAGTGCAAAATGTTAGTGAAGCTAGTTTATATGGTTTGGAATTTGAAATGAGAAAAAATCTTGGAAGCATTTCTGATTTAATATCAAATTTCAGTATAGGCACAAATGTGTCATTAGTAAATTCTAAAACAGAAATACCAGAAACAGAATATTTTCTTATTGAGATTTCAGATCCGACTGCATCAAAAACCAGACAGTTCATGGGACAATCACCGTATCTTTTTAACTTAAACCTTGCGTATGATAGTTTTGATTTAGATATGAGTGCCGGAGTTTTCTACAATATTTTTGGTAATAGATTAGCAATTGTTACAGAAGGCGCAAGTCCAGATGTTTATGAACAAGGCTATGGCACATTGGATTTTAAGTTCTCAAAAGGATTGTTTGATTTATTTAACCTTTCGTTTACTGCTCATAATATTCTTGATCCGGATATTAAATTTATACAAGAATTTAAAGGACAAGAATATATATATAGTAAATTAAGTAAAGGCAGAACGTTTTCAATTTCATTAAATGTAAAAATATAAAAGGAGAAAAACATGTCTAAAAAATTAAAGACAATTTTGATAACTATGTTATTTTTTGTGGGAACATTATCTGCACAAAATGTAATCACAATCACGGATACAGATATACCGGTAGGGAGTCAAGTAACATTTACATCAGATAATATATATTTGTTAGATGGGATGGTATTTGTAGATAGTGCAGCAGTGTTGACAATAGAGCCTGGAACAATAATAAAAGCAAAAGAAGGTCAAGGTAATGCAGCAAGCGGATTGGTAGTAACAAGATATGGAAAGATCTATGCAGAAGGTACATCAGATAGACCAATAATCTTTACTGCAGAGAGTGATAATTTGGAAGGAAATTTAAGTCACACAGATAGAGGATTATGGGGTGGAGTAGTAATGTTGGGACAAGCTTCAACCAATAATCAAACAACAGATGGATTGAAAGCTGTAGAAGGAGTAAATGAGATAAATGCAGAAAAATCATTATACGGCGGAACAAATGATGAACACAGCAGTGGAGTGTTTAAGTATGTATCAATAAGACATAGCGGAATAAATGTGGGAGATCAAGCCGGAAATGAGATACAAGGATTAACCTTAGGCGGAGTAGGCAGTGGCACAGTGATAGAATATGTAGAAAGTTATGCAAGTGCAGATGATGGATTTGAATTTTTTGGAGGAACGGTAAATACAAGATATATGGTAGCAGCATTTTGTTCAGATGATGCATTTGATACTGATGAAGGATTTAGAGGAAAGGGACAATTTTGGTTTGGAATACAAGCGGAAGATCAAGCTGGAAGAGTAGCGGAGATGGATGGAGCAACGGGAGATGAATATTATACACCATTTTCACATCCGGTATTATCAAATGTAACATACATTGGAGCTGGATTAGGAAGTGCACCTGAAGGAGATGGAGCTGAATGTATAATCTTAAGAGATAATACAGCGGTAGAATATCACAATAGTATATTTACAGAATATGATGATGCAACAAGTGGTTATGGATTAACGATAGAAGACGTTGATAATAGTGGATCAAAGACAGAAGATAGTAGAAAGAGATTTGAAAATGGTGAGATAGTATTCCAGAATAACATTTGGTATAATATGGGAGCTGGAAATGAGTTGACACAATTTATATATCAAGATTTTGCACAAGGATATTTCCAAGATGGAGGAAATGCAAATAGTGTAGCAGATCCGATGTTAAAAGGAATAAGCAGAACAACAGATGGCGGATTAGATCCAAGACCAGAAAGTGGAAGTCCGGCATTGAGTGGAAGTAAAACAATAGAAGATAATTGGTTTGTACCGACAAGTTATGTAGGAGCATTTGGTGGTAATAACTGGTTATTGGGTTGGACTGCATTGGATCAATTAGGTTATGCAGGTAATATTACTGGAATTAAAGAAGAATATTTAAACATTATTCCAGCAGATTTTAAACTTGCTCAGAATTATCCAAATCCGTTTAATCCGACTACAACAATTGAATTTGCAATTCCACAAACAAGCAAAGTTCAATTAAGTATTTATAATGTTTTAGGTCAAGAAATTCAATCACTTTTAAGTGAAGTAAAGAATGCCGGAACTTATAAAATTAATTTCAATGCATCCGAACTTTCAAGTGGAACATATTTTTATAGATTGCAAGCAGGTTCAAAAGTTTATGTAAATAAAATGATTTTAATGAAATAAACCCCTCAGCTAGAAGTACCCTAATCGGGAAAAAAAGGGATGTGCTTTATAGTATGTCCCTTTTTTATTATATTTTTTAAATGAAAAACATAATTAATAGAATTTTAATTGTTCTTTCGTTTATTCCCACTTTAAATATTTTTTCACAAGATTTTTTAGAAAAAATTAAATTCAATTTTGACTCAAATTCATATAAACATCATATAGAAATTTTAGGTAGTGATTTGTTTGAAGGAAGAGGCACCGGCACAAAAGGTGGTGAACTTAGTGCAAATTATATTAGGGAAAAATTTGAAGAAATAAATTTGCTCCCAATTCCAAAAACAAATTCATACTTTCAAGAAGTACCGCTTCATGGTTCTATCCCGCTTGAAAATTCTAACCTAATCATTTTTTCAAATTTAGATACTTTCAGATTAGCGCATCAAAAAGACTATGTAATTATAAATACTGGTGAGCAGACAATAATACCTTATCCCTTAGAAATTTCTTTTTGCGGATATGGAATAAATGCACCGGAATTTGATCACTTTGATTACAGCGAAAATGACGTCACCGGTAAAATAACAATGATTTTAAATGGCGAACCTAATTCAGATGATGTTAATTATTTTAACGGAGCAGAACCAACTATTTATAGTTATAATGATGTTAAAAATAGAATTGCGATTAGTCGCGGTGCTTCTGGAACAATTATTTTGCCAAATACTGAAATTGATAATTCAAACTTTTGGATGAAATTAACAAATGATTATTCTTTTGAAGATGTAAATTTACTTTATACTCCTTCTGAAAATTTTTCAATAATTTTAAATCCTTCAACTGCAAAGAAAATATTTAATATATTACCAAATAATTCTACTCAAGAAATTTCTAAAATAATGAATGAAAAAAAATATTATTTAAGTTATGAAGGAAATTTTCATGAACGAGATTTTATTTCACGAAATGTAATTGGTATTTTAAAACCAGATAATGAAACAAAAGACGAAGTTATAATAATTTCTGCACATTATGATCATTTGGGAATTGGACCAAATGTAAATGGAGATTCAATCTATAACGGTGTTTTGGATAATGCAGTTGGAATAAGTGCATTAATTGAACTCGCAAAAATACTTAAGCAAAATCAATATTTACTTGAGCGCACAATTATTTTTATTGCGGTTACTGGTGAAGAAAAGGGATTGCTTGGCTCAACTTATTATACTGATCATCCAATTTTCCCTTTGTATAAAACAATTGCAAATTTAAATATTGATGGAATTGCATATTTAGATGATTTCAATTCAGTGATTGGAATTGGTTCCGAATTATCACAATTAGAACAATTTTTATTTTCTACTGCAAATTTGCTTAAACTAAAAATTTCGAATATTCCAAAAGAATTTTTTTATCAAGAAGCATTTAATAGGTCTGATCAAATTGCTTTTGCCAAAGCTGGAATTCCTTCAATTTTAATTTTGGATGGAATTGATTATTCAAATCTCTCGCATCAGAAAGCTTTGGAAAAAATATTTTATTACAATGAAAATATTTATCACACTCCTTTTGATGATTTAGAAATTAAGATAAATTATTCAGCTGTTGAAAAACACATTAAATTTTTAACTTATTTTATTTTTCAAGTTTCAAATACAGAGTACGAAATTACTTGGAATCAAAATTCGCCATATAATCTAATTAGACTTCAAACCAAAGCAGAAAAAAGATGAAAATATTTGTAACAATAATTTTATCAATTTTTGTTTCTTCTTGCAGTTTAATAAACGTGGAAAAAACAAATGTATTAAGAATAAAAGGCTCTGATACAATGTTTTTGTTAAATCAAAAACTTGCGGAAAAATTTATGATTGAACATCCGGATATTTCTGTTTATGTTGAAGGCATGGGAACAGTTGAAGGAATAAAATCACTACTAAATTCAAATATTGATATTTGTGCTTCATCCCGAACACTGAATCCGGATGAAGTAAAAGAATTTGCGGCAAAATTTAATTCAGTTGGTATGTCATTTCTAATAGGCAAAGATGCATTATCAGTTTATGTAAATCAAAATAATTCTATTAAAAATATTAGTGTAAATAATTTAGCTAAAATTTTTACTGGAGAAATTAATAATTGGAAAGATATCGGTGGGATCGATTCTGAAATAATTGTAGTTACAAGACCAAATTCATCCGGAACTTATGGATATTTTAAAAAACATGTTTTATTGGATGAAGAATTTAGTGAAAAAGCAATTGTAATTTCTACAACAAAACAAATTGTTGATTTTATAAAAAATAATAAAAATGCAATTGGTTATGGCGGAGTTGGTTACGGTGATGAATCAATAGAAATTTCCATAAATAATTTTAAGCCTTCTGAGGAAAATGTAATTAATGGAAATTATCCTCTTGCAAGATATTTGAGATATTATACGGCAAATAAAATTACTGGAATTACGCAAGAATATATTGATTGGGTTGTAAGTGAAAAAGGTCAAAAAATAATTAAAGAAAACGGTTTTTTCCCGCTATATTAAAAAATTAACAATTATTTAACAATAAATTAACATCACTACTATGTGATGCAGATATATTTAGTTTCTAAAATTTTTTAAGCAATTCAAAAGAAA
The nucleotide sequence above comes from Ignavibacteriota bacterium. Encoded proteins:
- a CDS encoding TonB-dependent receptor, with amino-acid sequence MENLKTTWHNCAIVMKKYLKFLILIISVIQTNSIFAQNGNLTGIVVDKDFGDPLIGVNVFIEGSNRGAATDINGSYTIEKISEGTYTVSFSMIGFQKKTISDVKIINGETLKMDVVLSTETYETEEVVISAKALTNTEGALLAKRQKSISVSDAISAEAISKSGSSDAADAMKKVTGASVVGGKYVYVRGLGERYSATTLNGAELPSADPDKKSFQLDLFPSNLLENIVTIKTFTPDKPGTFTGGLVDVTMKNFPEKFSLNFSVSTGYNSISTYNDNFILPNSGGYDWLGMDDGTRELSNLLSNSNITIPRYTSIKTKEEALYLDQLTKSFNTNMTPISANAGLNSGMSLSAGNQFAFANQTFGYLASLTWGQKYSFYENGEIGRYKLPGTVEDIESLNIERHFKDTQGTYEANWGAIASLSMKNDSYGQFKASYLRTQSGESTARYITGSWTDIPSTATYETRVLQYTERALDTYQLEGDHLMKFLSDLKMDWKITYSVNEQDEPDLRYFSNHWSVKASTGDTIYQSPSSLYPPPIRYFRNLSEDNLSGNLNFSIPFNVWNNYSAKLQFGAAYTNIDRTYNQRRFEYEADAIRFSDYNGDIDAYFNTIGILDTSESYFEFGNVIGESKSLKNIFTGDQKTAAGYLMIDLPISRDLRFVGGARLESTEMNAVSGDPALAKGYLDNTDILPSINFIYQLQENMNLRATYSHTVARPTFRELAPYTSFEFIGDYLFVGNANLKRTLIKNYDLRWEWFMNPGEIIAVSGFYKSFTDPIEKYQDNSVPNGLLSVQNVSEASLYGLEFEMRKNLGSISDLISNFSIGTNVSLVNSKTEIPETEYFLIEISDPTASKTRQFMGQSPYLFNLNLAYDSFDLDMSAGVFYNIFGNRLAIVTEGASPDVYEQGYGTLDFKFSKGLFDLFNLSFTAHNILDPDIKFIQEFKGQEYIYSKLSKGRTFSISLNVKI
- a CDS encoding T9SS type A sorting domain-containing protein; protein product: MSKKLKTILITMLFFVGTLSAQNVITITDTDIPVGSQVTFTSDNIYLLDGMVFVDSAAVLTIEPGTIIKAKEGQGNAASGLVVTRYGKIYAEGTSDRPIIFTAESDNLEGNLSHTDRGLWGGVVMLGQASTNNQTTDGLKAVEGVNEINAEKSLYGGTNDEHSSGVFKYVSIRHSGINVGDQAGNEIQGLTLGGVGSGTVIEYVESYASADDGFEFFGGTVNTRYMVAAFCSDDAFDTDEGFRGKGQFWFGIQAEDQAGRVAEMDGATGDEYYTPFSHPVLSNVTYIGAGLGSAPEGDGAECIILRDNTAVEYHNSIFTEYDDATSGYGLTIEDVDNSGSKTEDSRKRFENGEIVFQNNIWYNMGAGNELTQFIYQDFAQGYFQDGGNANSVADPMLKGISRTTDGGLDPRPESGSPALSGSKTIEDNWFVPTSYVGAFGGNNWLLGWTALDQLGYAGNITGIKEEYLNIIPADFKLAQNYPNPFNPTTTIEFAIPQTSKVQLSIYNVLGQEIQSLLSEVKNAGTYKINFNASELSSGTYFYRLQAGSKVYVNKMILMK
- a CDS encoding M28 family peptidase, encoding MKNIINRILIVLSFIPTLNIFSQDFLEKIKFNFDSNSYKHHIEILGSDLFEGRGTGTKGGELSANYIREKFEEINLLPIPKTNSYFQEVPLHGSIPLENSNLIIFSNLDTFRLAHQKDYVIINTGEQTIIPYPLEISFCGYGINAPEFDHFDYSENDVTGKITMILNGEPNSDDVNYFNGAEPTIYSYNDVKNRIAISRGASGTIILPNTEIDNSNFWMKLTNDYSFEDVNLLYTPSENFSIILNPSTAKKIFNILPNNSTQEISKIMNEKKYYLSYEGNFHERDFISRNVIGILKPDNETKDEVIIISAHYDHLGIGPNVNGDSIYNGVLDNAVGISALIELAKILKQNQYLLERTIIFIAVTGEEKGLLGSTYYTDHPIFPLYKTIANLNIDGIAYLDDFNSVIGIGSELSQLEQFLFSTANLLKLKISNIPKEFFYQEAFNRSDQIAFAKAGIPSILILDGIDYSNLSHQKALEKIFYYNENIYHTPFDDLEIKINYSAVEKHIKFLTYFIFQVSNTEYEITWNQNSPYNLIRLQTKAEKR
- a CDS encoding phosphate ABC transporter substrate-binding protein; its protein translation is MKIFVTIILSIFVSSCSLINVEKTNVLRIKGSDTMFLLNQKLAEKFMIEHPDISVYVEGMGTVEGIKSLLNSNIDICASSRTLNPDEVKEFAAKFNSVGMSFLIGKDALSVYVNQNNSIKNISVNNLAKIFTGEINNWKDIGGIDSEIIVVTRPNSSGTYGYFKKHVLLDEEFSEKAIVISTTKQIVDFIKNNKNAIGYGGVGYGDESIEISINNFKPSEENVINGNYPLARYLRYYTANKITGITQEYIDWVVSEKGQKIIKENGFFPLY